A region from the Sorex araneus isolate mSorAra2 chromosome 6, mSorAra2.pri, whole genome shotgun sequence genome encodes:
- the LOC101555005 gene encoding mas-related G-protein coupled receptor member X1-like, giving the protein MEGRNTTGEYLRLDTTVTTWVTVSTPQDESDWLNFLQTTKKAYIITRILECVFTLMGLAGNAVVLWLLGFRIRKNAFSIYILNLAGADFVFLFIWMILSVTSFFIGLEFSNKYALLFIHISVFPYVASLSFITAISTERCLSVLKPIWYYSHRPKYLSAVVCALLWVLSLLLNILRMTFCGQLSGMFDDYLCGLTYISIATWIVFCSVLLLVSSLALLTRLLCGSQKRKLTRLYATVGLTVLVFLICGLPWGILIPLIIMWNGIHSFRFWLATEVLFCVNSCANPIIYFFVGSFRKQKKQQRRSLKIILQRALQDIPEENGSEGRPPQETLEMS; this is encoded by the exons ATGGAGGGAAG GAACACCACTGGAGAATATCTGAGGCTGGATACAACTGTGACAACCTGGGTGACAGTAAGCACACCACAGGATGAAAGTGATTGGCTGAACTTTCTACAAACAACCAAGAAGGCTTACATCATCACAAGGATTTTGGAATGTGTCTTTACTCTGATGGGTCTGGCAGGAAATGCGGTGGTGCTCTGGCTCCTGGGCTTCCGTATTCGGAAGAATGCTTTCTCCATCTACATCCTCAACTTGGCAGGAGCtgattttgtctttctcttcatcTGGATGATTTTATCCGTTACATCATTCTTCATAGGATTAGAGTTTTCCAATAAATATGCTCTTCTATTTATTCACATAAGTGTCTTTCCCTATGTTGCAAGCCTGAGCTTTATTACTGCCATTAGCACTGAGCGCTGCCTGTCTGTCCTAAAGCCCATCTGGTACTATAGCCACCGCCCAAAATACTTATCTGCTGTTGTGTGTGCCCTGCTTTGGGTCCTGTCCCTGCTCCTAAACATCCTGAGAATGACATTCTGTGGTCAACTGAGTGGAATGTTTGATGACTATTTGTGTGGGCTAACTTATATAAGCATTGCCACGTGGATAGTTTTCTGCTCTGTTCTTCTATTAGTATCCAGCCTGGCGCTGCTGACCAGATTGCTGTGTGGCTCCCAGAAGAGGAAGCTGACCAGGCTGTATGCGACCGTCGGGCTTACAGTGCTGGTCTTTCTCATCTGTGGCCTACCTTGGGGAATCCTCATACCCTTGATAATAATGTGGAATGGTATACACAGCTTTAGATTTTGGCTAGCGACAGAGGTACTCTTCTGTGTCAATAGCTGTGCCAACcccatcatttatttctttgttggttcttttagaaagcagaaaaaacagCAAAGAAGGAGTCTCAAAATAATTCTGCAGAGGGCTTTGCAGGACATTCCTGAGGAAAATGGAAGTGAAGGCCGCCCTCCTCAGGAGACTCTGGAAATGTCATGA